From Argopecten irradians isolate NY chromosome 2, Ai_NY, whole genome shotgun sequence, the proteins below share one genomic window:
- the LOC138314989 gene encoding peroxisomal carnitine O-octanoyltransferase-like isoform X1 → MSVRGPVFLIRSGWLTRWRRFPVDLQTSNKSKVFTRLCSSASSDKMAARVPDPDKMFASGDEKTFQFQSSLPSLPLPDLQNTLRKYLESVKPHVTPEEYSHTESIVRQFGSGIGQELQQKLKLKAQNSRNWMEKWWEDAAYFEGRYPIAPLVNLAGLFPYAYHCYPPKAGTQIERAGVILHYTLKFWEMIRKERLKAEKDNKGNRFCMYQFKRAFSTCRIPGINKDKLLSYFLTDSEGTSPGHLSVMCNGHIFVFDAVAADGEILTPLEIQSQLQRIRDRCDNQPEGLGLGALTGDERTSWAKTRSQLLALHPDNFKNLELIQSSIINVALDDNQPQDNSELFHTTLAANPANRWFDKSNTYIFYENGLGAANCDHAPCDGMMFVTMLLYTDLHIMRCQGQWKGSKEIRDHPEPVELEFRVNDDIRCAIEHAKLVFKTSVSTLFYFATFFN, encoded by the exons ATGAGCGTTAGGGGGCCGGTTTTCCTAATCAGGTCAGGATGGTTGACGAGATGGCGTCGATTTCCTGTGGATTTGCAGACTAGCAACAAATCGAAAGTGTTTACAAGACTGTGCAGTAGTGCAAG CTCAGACAAGATGGCAGCCCGTGTACCTGATCCTGATAAGATGTTTGCATCTGGTGATGAGAAGACATTCCAGTTCCAGAGTAGTCTCCCCTCACTTCCTCTTCCAGACCTACAGAACACACTCAGAAAATACCTTGAATCAG TAAAGCCCCATGTTACACCAGAAGAGTACAGTCATACAGAGTCTATTGTACGACAGTTTGGGTCTGGAATTGGTCAGGAACTTCAGCAAAAACTAAAACTAAAAGCACAGAACTCTAGGAACTGG ATGGAGAAATGGTGGGAGGATGCAGCCTATTTTGAGGGTCGTTATCCGATTGCCCCTCTCGTTAACCTTGCAGGATTGTTTCCCTATGCCTACCATTGTTATCCTCCAAAGGCTGGAACACAGATAGAACGAGCAGGAGTCATTCTCCATTATACACTCAAATTCTGGGAGATGATCAGAAA AGAGAGGCTGAAGGCAGAGAAGGATAACAAAGGGAATAGGTTCTGTATGTATCAGTTCAAAAGGGCATTTAGCACCTGTCGTATACCTGGGATAAACAAGGACAAACTGCTCTCCTACTTCCTAACAG ACTCGGAAGGAACCTCCCCTGGTCACCTGTCAGTGATGTGTAATGGACATATATTTGTGTTCGACGCTGTGGCTGCTGACGGTGAAATTCTGACCCCACTTGAAATCCAGTCCCAACTACAAAGGATTAGGGATAGATGTGATAATCAACCCGAGGGATTAGGGTTAGGGGCCCTGACAGGGGATGAACGGACATCGTGGGCAAAG aCACGAAGTCAACTGCTTGCTCTCCATCCtgataactttaaaaatcttgAACTAATTCAGTCTAGTATCATCAATGTCGCCCTTGACGACAACCAGCCACAGGACAACTCAGAG CTGTTCCACACGACACTTGCTGCCAATCCTGCTAACCGCTGGTTTGACAAGAGTAATACTTATATCTTCTATGAAAATGGCCTGGGAGCTGCTAACTGTGAT CATGCACCATGTGATGGTATGATGTTTGTTACCATGCTGTTGTATACTGACCTTCATATCATGAGATGTCAAGGACAATGGAAG gGATCCAAGGAGATCCGTGACCACCCTGAGCCTGTGGAGCTAGAGTTCAGAGTGAATGACGATATACGGTGTGCCATAGAACATGCCAAACTAGTCTTTAAAACATCAGTAAGCACTTTGTTCTATTTTGCTACTTTTTTCAATTGA
- the LOC138314989 gene encoding peroxisomal carnitine O-octanoyltransferase-like isoform X2 produces MAARVPDPDKMFASGDEKTFQFQSSLPSLPLPDLQNTLRKYLESVKPHVTPEEYSHTESIVRQFGSGIGQELQQKLKLKAQNSRNWMEKWWEDAAYFEGRYPIAPLVNLAGLFPYAYHCYPPKAGTQIERAGVILHYTLKFWEMIRKERLKAEKDNKGNRFCMYQFKRAFSTCRIPGINKDKLLSYFLTDSEGTSPGHLSVMCNGHIFVFDAVAADGEILTPLEIQSQLQRIRDRCDNQPEGLGLGALTGDERTSWAKTRSQLLALHPDNFKNLELIQSSIINVALDDNQPQDNSELFHTTLAANPANRWFDKSNTYIFYENGLGAANCDHAPCDGMMFVTMLLYTDLHIMRCQGQWKGSKEIRDHPEPVELEFRVNDDIRCAIEHAKLVFKTSVSTLFYFATFFN; encoded by the exons ATGGCAGCCCGTGTACCTGATCCTGATAAGATGTTTGCATCTGGTGATGAGAAGACATTCCAGTTCCAGAGTAGTCTCCCCTCACTTCCTCTTCCAGACCTACAGAACACACTCAGAAAATACCTTGAATCAG TAAAGCCCCATGTTACACCAGAAGAGTACAGTCATACAGAGTCTATTGTACGACAGTTTGGGTCTGGAATTGGTCAGGAACTTCAGCAAAAACTAAAACTAAAAGCACAGAACTCTAGGAACTGG ATGGAGAAATGGTGGGAGGATGCAGCCTATTTTGAGGGTCGTTATCCGATTGCCCCTCTCGTTAACCTTGCAGGATTGTTTCCCTATGCCTACCATTGTTATCCTCCAAAGGCTGGAACACAGATAGAACGAGCAGGAGTCATTCTCCATTATACACTCAAATTCTGGGAGATGATCAGAAA AGAGAGGCTGAAGGCAGAGAAGGATAACAAAGGGAATAGGTTCTGTATGTATCAGTTCAAAAGGGCATTTAGCACCTGTCGTATACCTGGGATAAACAAGGACAAACTGCTCTCCTACTTCCTAACAG ACTCGGAAGGAACCTCCCCTGGTCACCTGTCAGTGATGTGTAATGGACATATATTTGTGTTCGACGCTGTGGCTGCTGACGGTGAAATTCTGACCCCACTTGAAATCCAGTCCCAACTACAAAGGATTAGGGATAGATGTGATAATCAACCCGAGGGATTAGGGTTAGGGGCCCTGACAGGGGATGAACGGACATCGTGGGCAAAG aCACGAAGTCAACTGCTTGCTCTCCATCCtgataactttaaaaatcttgAACTAATTCAGTCTAGTATCATCAATGTCGCCCTTGACGACAACCAGCCACAGGACAACTCAGAG CTGTTCCACACGACACTTGCTGCCAATCCTGCTAACCGCTGGTTTGACAAGAGTAATACTTATATCTTCTATGAAAATGGCCTGGGAGCTGCTAACTGTGAT CATGCACCATGTGATGGTATGATGTTTGTTACCATGCTGTTGTATACTGACCTTCATATCATGAGATGTCAAGGACAATGGAAG gGATCCAAGGAGATCCGTGACCACCCTGAGCCTGTGGAGCTAGAGTTCAGAGTGAATGACGATATACGGTGTGCCATAGAACATGCCAAACTAGTCTTTAAAACATCAGTAAGCACTTTGTTCTATTTTGCTACTTTTTTCAATTGA